The following are encoded together in the Cytophagia bacterium CHB2 genome:
- a CDS encoding cation transporter gives MNEQQTEAVRERAGKGMRATFIGVLVNAGLAFIKVIAGVLGNSYALIADGVESTLDIFSTTVVWGGLKIAAKPPDANHPFGHGKAEPLAALVVALALLGAALGLIIQSIREILTPHHTPAPFTLLVLIIVVITKELLFRSIFKVGENIKSTAVRGDAWHHRSDALTSVAAFVGIAIALLGGEGYESADDWAALFACVIIGFNGVRLLRGAVSEVMDTAPPATLEQSIRVLAQNVEGVRNTEKCRVRKSGLMFFVDIHVIVDGEASVRRGHEIAHEVKDRLLKANLDIFDVLVHIEPDAGRLVLPQKKL, from the coding sequence ATGAACGAACAACAAACCGAGGCCGTGCGCGAACGCGCGGGCAAGGGCATGCGCGCGACCTTCATCGGCGTGCTCGTGAATGCGGGTCTCGCATTCATCAAAGTCATCGCAGGGGTTTTGGGAAATTCGTATGCGCTTATCGCTGACGGCGTCGAATCCACGCTGGATATCTTCAGCACCACCGTGGTGTGGGGCGGATTGAAAATCGCCGCAAAGCCGCCAGATGCCAATCATCCCTTCGGACACGGCAAGGCCGAACCGCTGGCGGCGCTGGTGGTTGCATTGGCTTTATTGGGAGCAGCGCTCGGCCTCATAATTCAAAGCATTCGCGAGATTCTCACGCCGCATCACACACCCGCCCCCTTCACCCTGCTGGTGCTGATCATCGTGGTCATCACAAAAGAATTGCTTTTTCGTTCAATTTTCAAGGTTGGTGAAAACATCAAAAGTACGGCTGTGCGCGGCGACGCCTGGCATCATCGCTCGGATGCCCTTACCTCCGTTGCCGCATTTGTGGGGATAGCAATTGCGTTGCTGGGCGGCGAAGGATATGAAAGCGCCGATGATTGGGCCGCCTTGTTTGCATGTGTGATTATCGGATTCAATGGCGTGCGCCTGTTGCGCGGAGCTGTCAGCGAAGTGATGGACACCGCGCCTCCGGCAACGTTGGAGCAGAGCATTCGCGTGCTTGCCCAAAACGTCGAGGGTGTGCGCAATACGGAGAAATGCCGGGTGCGTAAAAGCGGGCTGATGTTTTTTGTCGATATTCATGTCATCGTGGATGGCGAGGCTTCAGTGCGGCGCGGCCACGAAATTGCGCATGAGGTCAAGGATCGTTTGCTGAAAGCAAATCTCGATATTTTCGATGTACTCGTGCATATTGAGCCGGATGCCGGGCGCCTCGTTCTGCCTCAAAAAAAGCTGTGA
- a CDS encoding efflux RND transporter periplasmic adaptor subunit: MLSVFRQNILLRFYKLPYLKGDCMKKKKKIIIATVGVAALAAAAFLFWVTAKNGEKDVLPKVKVTKNNIVDKALAVGTIEPEYEISVKSKVTGVVRKIFADVGVYVKVGDPLLEVKPDPTPLELAEAKRNVELAQVELDNVNKENIRQESLLKSALISTREYDDFQRKLQEAELRVKIAKEKLALIQSGKVKIGGTQIETIIASPIEGYVLSKTVEVGDPVTPLTTFQEGTVLMRIADMKQLIFKGTVDEIDVGRLREGMEAEIKIGALPQDKVMGRLRLISLKAEKKDNATVFPIEIFIEPTNGTTLRAGYSANANIIIQKKDSVLTIPERVVTFRNDSAFVKVPLDDKKEEERLIQTGLSDAINIEVLAGLNLNDEVFEKPVKKIQ; encoded by the coding sequence ATGTTGAGCGTTTTCAGGCAGAATATTCTGCTGCGATTTTATAAGCTGCCATACCTGAAGGGAGATTGCATGAAGAAAAAGAAAAAAATCATTATCGCGACTGTTGGAGTAGCAGCGCTGGCCGCCGCGGCCTTTTTATTTTGGGTTACGGCAAAAAACGGCGAAAAAGATGTGTTGCCGAAAGTAAAAGTGACGAAGAACAATATTGTTGACAAAGCCCTTGCGGTCGGCACGATCGAGCCGGAGTATGAAATTTCAGTCAAATCCAAAGTCACCGGTGTGGTCCGAAAAATCTTTGCAGATGTCGGCGTCTATGTGAAAGTCGGCGACCCCTTGCTGGAAGTCAAGCCCGATCCCACACCGCTGGAGCTTGCGGAAGCCAAGCGCAACGTGGAATTGGCGCAGGTGGAATTGGACAACGTCAACAAGGAGAATATTCGCCAGGAATCGTTGCTCAAAAGCGCGCTCATTTCCACACGGGAATACGACGATTTTCAGCGCAAACTCCAGGAAGCCGAATTGCGTGTGAAGATTGCCAAAGAGAAACTCGCGCTCATTCAAAGCGGCAAGGTGAAAATCGGCGGCACACAAATTGAAACCATCATCGCTTCACCCATCGAAGGCTACGTGCTGAGCAAAACGGTAGAAGTGGGCGATCCCGTGACGCCGCTGACCACCTTTCAAGAGGGCACGGTGTTGATGCGCATCGCCGACATGAAGCAATTGATCTTCAAAGGCACGGTCGACGAAATTGACGTGGGGCGCTTGCGTGAAGGCATGGAAGCAGAGATCAAAATTGGCGCGCTGCCGCAGGACAAGGTGATGGGCCGGCTGCGCTTGATCTCCCTCAAAGCCGAAAAGAAGGATAATGCCACGGTTTTCCCGATTGAGATTTTTATCGAACCCACGAACGGCACAACCTTGCGCGCGGGCTACTCCGCCAATGCCAATATCATCATTCAAAAGAAAGACAGCGTGTTGACCATCCCCGAGCGGGTCGTGACGTTTCGCAACGACTCTGCCTTCGTCAAAGTGCCGTTGGATGATAAAAAGGAAGAAGAACGTCTGATTCAGACCGGTTTGAGTGACGCCATCAACATCGAAGTGCTGGCGGGATTGAATCTCAACGATGAGGTTTTTGAGAAACCGGTGAAGAAAATTCAATGA